In the genome of Halostella limicola, one region contains:
- a CDS encoding halocyanin domain-containing protein, whose product MTDQTSLDRRRFVRLAGSAASLALVAGCGGPGESGNGTDAGAQTEAGPDEGAGGGGQGGGSREGEEGSQQVEEWLSETDNYSGVVDQTDVNRATVAVGAPGNGGNNVFDPVAIRISPGMTVRWTWTGDGTHNVVERDETFKSGSPTGDADEVYEFDFEEEGTYLYYCERHEGRGMKGAIVVGEGSGTGDGNGSGDGNETDGGNESDDAQTESEGTGYDDGNGS is encoded by the coding sequence ATGACTGATCAGACCTCGCTCGACCGCCGTCGGTTCGTTCGACTCGCCGGAAGCGCCGCCTCGCTCGCGCTCGTCGCCGGGTGCGGCGGCCCCGGAGAGAGCGGAAACGGTACCGACGCCGGCGCGCAAACCGAGGCGGGACCCGACGAGGGGGCGGGGGGCGGCGGCCAGGGCGGCGGCTCCCGCGAGGGCGAGGAGGGCAGCCAGCAGGTCGAGGAATGGCTCTCCGAGACGGACAACTACAGCGGCGTCGTCGACCAGACCGACGTGAACCGGGCGACCGTCGCGGTCGGCGCGCCGGGCAACGGCGGTAACAACGTGTTCGACCCGGTGGCGATCCGGATCTCGCCGGGAATGACGGTGCGCTGGACATGGACCGGCGACGGCACGCACAACGTGGTCGAGCGGGACGAGACGTTCAAGAGCGGGTCGCCGACCGGCGACGCCGACGAGGTCTACGAGTTCGACTTCGAGGAAGAGGGCACCTACCTCTACTACTGCGAACGCCACGAGGGCAGAGGGATGAAGGGAGCGATCGTCGTCGGAGAAGGTAGCGGAACCGGCGACGGGAACGGGTCCGGCGACGGCAACGAGACCGACGGCGGCAACGAAAGCGACGACGCCCAGACGGAAAGCGAGGGGACCGGCTACGACGACGGGAACGGGTCCTGA
- a CDS encoding halocyanin domain-containing protein, producing the protein MGNDPLDRRQFLQATSAAATTALLAGCGDGGGGDGDGGGGDGGGGEDGGMDDTETETETETETDGGGNETDGGGGGNAEVDEFLSDTSNYDSIQDETGSSEVSVAVGAEGNDGNFAFEPAAIEVDAGTDVVWEWTGQGGQHNVVDEDGEFESELTEEEGFTFTHTFEEAGTYLYACTPHRSLGMKGAVVVSE; encoded by the coding sequence ATGGGTAACGACCCGCTCGACAGACGACAGTTTCTTCAGGCGACGAGCGCAGCGGCAACTACCGCGCTGCTCGCGGGGTGCGGCGACGGCGGGGGCGGCGACGGCGACGGAGGTGGCGGCGACGGCGGGGGCGGCGAAGACGGAGGCATGGACGATACGGAAACGGAGACGGAAACGGAGACGGAGACGGACGGCGGCGGCAACGAGACCGACGGCGGCGGGGGCGGCAACGCGGAGGTCGACGAGTTCCTCTCCGACACCAGTAACTACGACAGCATACAGGACGAGACGGGCAGCAGCGAGGTGAGCGTCGCGGTCGGCGCGGAGGGCAACGACGGCAACTTCGCGTTCGAGCCCGCCGCGATCGAGGTGGACGCCGGCACCGACGTCGTCTGGGAGTGGACCGGACAGGGCGGCCAGCACAACGTCGTCGATGAGGACGGCGAGTTCGAGAGCGAACTCACCGAGGAGGAGGGGTTCACGTTCACGCACACCTTCGAGGAAGCGGGGACGTACCTCTACGCCTGCACCCCGCACCGGAGCCTCGGCATGAAGGGCGCCGTCGTCGTCTCCGAGTGA
- a CDS encoding heavy metal translocating P-type ATPase, which translates to MRESHVRIAGMSCANCSETVSEAVEKLEGVESASVNYATDEGTVRYDPDVASLAEVYDAIERAGYDPERRSVTVGITGMTCANCAETNEDALESVPGVISASVNYATDEGTVEYNPEDVSLDRLYDAIEDAGYEPVRETDDGSGDGERDSARDGEIRRLRRLTLFGAVLALPMTAYMAGEIFLGGMPETVLGVPFGWIAFLLTTPVQVVLGKEFYVNSYRALVRNGRANMDVLIALGSSTAYVYSLAVLLDLFPGGLYFETAALILVFITMGNWLEARSKGQASDALRQLLELQADTATVVDDDGTEREVPVEDVEEGDLLRVRPGEKVPTDGVVVDGESAVDESMVTGESVPVEKSEGDEVVGATINENGVLTVRATKVGEETALQQIVSLVKDAQSRQPEIQNVADRISAYFVPAVIGNAVLWAVLWGLFPETLAGFVNAFPHWGLVGGGPDVVGGSVSVFEFSVVVFASAVLIACPCALGLATPAATMVGTAIGAQNGVLFKGGDVLERVKDVDTVVFDKTGTLTEGEMELTDVEVVAASPDGGDVAADGGAVTADRDLTPDRVLELAATAERASEHPLGEAVVEGARERGVEVPEAEEFENVPGHGVVAETDAGTVLVGNRRLLERNDVDWSPAREATERLESEGKTAMLVALNGRVVGVLATADALKETSADAVAQLRERGLDVMLITGDNERTARAVAEQVGIDPGNVRAEVLPEDKAAAVDDIQADGSRAMMVGDGVNDAPALATASVGVALGSGTDVAIEAGDVTLMRDDPADVLKAIRVSEGTLRKIKQNLVWALGYNTALIPLASLGLLQPVFAAGAMAISSVSVLTNSLLFKRFDP; encoded by the coding sequence ATGAGAGAGTCCCACGTCCGCATCGCGGGCATGAGCTGCGCCAACTGCTCCGAGACGGTGTCCGAGGCCGTCGAGAAGCTCGAAGGCGTGGAGTCCGCGAGCGTCAACTACGCGACCGACGAGGGGACCGTCCGGTACGACCCCGACGTCGCGTCGCTGGCCGAGGTGTACGACGCTATCGAGCGCGCGGGTTACGACCCGGAGCGCCGGTCGGTGACTGTCGGCATCACCGGGATGACCTGCGCGAACTGCGCCGAGACGAACGAGGACGCGCTGGAGTCGGTCCCCGGGGTTATCTCCGCGTCGGTCAACTACGCGACCGACGAGGGGACCGTCGAGTACAACCCCGAAGACGTCTCGCTCGACCGGCTGTACGACGCCATCGAGGACGCCGGCTACGAGCCGGTTCGCGAGACCGACGACGGGAGCGGCGACGGGGAGCGCGACAGCGCGCGCGACGGGGAGATCCGTCGACTCCGCCGGTTGACGCTGTTCGGGGCCGTCCTCGCGCTCCCGATGACAGCGTACATGGCCGGCGAGATCTTCCTCGGCGGGATGCCCGAGACGGTCCTCGGCGTGCCGTTCGGCTGGATCGCCTTCCTGCTGACGACGCCGGTGCAGGTCGTGCTCGGCAAGGAGTTCTACGTCAACTCCTACCGGGCCCTGGTGCGGAACGGCCGGGCGAACATGGACGTGCTGATCGCGCTGGGCTCGTCGACGGCGTACGTCTACAGCCTTGCCGTCCTGCTCGACCTGTTCCCGGGCGGGCTCTACTTCGAGACGGCCGCGCTCATCCTCGTGTTCATCACGATGGGCAACTGGCTGGAGGCCCGGTCGAAGGGCCAGGCCAGCGACGCGCTCCGGCAGTTGCTCGAACTGCAGGCCGACACCGCGACCGTCGTTGACGACGACGGCACCGAGCGCGAGGTGCCGGTTGAGGACGTGGAGGAGGGCGACCTCCTGCGCGTCCGTCCCGGCGAGAAGGTCCCGACCGACGGCGTGGTCGTCGACGGCGAGAGCGCGGTCGACGAGTCGATGGTCACCGGCGAGTCCGTCCCCGTCGAGAAGAGCGAGGGCGACGAGGTCGTCGGCGCGACGATCAACGAGAACGGCGTGCTGACGGTTCGCGCGACGAAGGTGGGCGAGGAGACGGCGCTCCAGCAGATCGTCTCGCTCGTGAAGGACGCCCAGTCGCGCCAGCCCGAGATCCAGAACGTCGCGGACCGCATCAGCGCCTACTTCGTGCCGGCGGTCATCGGCAACGCCGTCCTCTGGGCGGTGCTGTGGGGGCTGTTCCCCGAGACGCTGGCCGGGTTCGTGAACGCGTTCCCCCACTGGGGGCTGGTCGGCGGTGGTCCCGACGTGGTCGGCGGCTCCGTCTCCGTCTTCGAGTTCTCCGTCGTCGTGTTCGCCAGCGCCGTCCTCATCGCCTGCCCCTGCGCGCTCGGGCTCGCGACGCCGGCCGCGACGATGGTCGGCACCGCCATCGGCGCGCAGAACGGCGTCCTGTTCAAGGGCGGCGACGTGCTGGAGCGGGTGAAAGACGTCGACACCGTCGTCTTCGACAAGACGGGCACCCTGACCGAGGGCGAGATGGAGCTGACGGACGTGGAGGTCGTCGCCGCGTCGCCGGACGGCGGTGACGTAGCCGCTGACGGAGGGGCGGTCACCGCCGACCGCGACCTCACCCCCGACCGCGTCCTCGAACTCGCGGCGACCGCCGAGCGCGCCAGCGAGCACCCGCTGGGCGAGGCGGTCGTCGAGGGCGCTCGGGAGCGCGGCGTCGAGGTTCCCGAGGCCGAGGAGTTCGAGAACGTCCCCGGTCACGGCGTGGTCGCCGAGACCGACGCCGGCACCGTCCTCGTCGGGAACCGTCGCCTGCTCGAGCGCAACGACGTCGACTGGTCCCCCGCTCGGGAGGCGACCGAGCGCCTCGAGTCCGAGGGGAAGACGGCGATGCTCGTCGCGCTGAACGGCCGCGTCGTCGGCGTCCTCGCGACCGCGGACGCGCTCAAGGAGACCAGCGCCGACGCCGTCGCTCAGTTGCGCGAGCGCGGCCTCGACGTGATGCTGATCACCGGTGACAACGAGCGGACCGCCCGCGCCGTTGCCGAGCAGGTGGGCATCGACCCCGGAAACGTCCGCGCGGAGGTGCTGCCGGAGGACAAGGCCGCCGCGGTCGACGACATCCAGGCCGACGGCAGCCGCGCGATGATGGTCGGCGACGGCGTCAACGACGCGCCCGCGCTCGCGACGGCCTCGGTCGGCGTCGCGCTCGGCAGCGGCACGGACGTCGCCATCGAAGCCGGCGACGTCACGCTGATGCGGGACGACCCCGCCGACGTGCTGAAGGCCATCCGCGTCTCCGAGGGGACGCTCCGGAAGATAAAGCAGAACCTCGTCTGGGCGCTGGGCTACAACACGGCGCTCATCCCGCTTGCCTCGCTCGGCCTGCTGCAGCCGGTCTTCGCGGCCGGGGCGATGGCGATCTCCAGCGTGAGCGTCCTCACGAACAGCCTGCTGTTCAAGCGGTTCGACCCCTAA
- a CDS encoding Gfo/Idh/MocA family protein: MKFGVLSTADIGRTAFVPGVRETEHEVLAIASRDGDRAAAVADVLGIERSYEGYDALLADDDLDAVYNPLPNAYHAEWTRRAADAGLHVLCEKPLGVDAAEAREMGEYCDERGVTLMEGYMYRYHPRIRRAIEIARTELDDVRSVTGRFTFLMPEGAEDIRLDPDLAGGSLRDVGVYPIHAARQILGEPSRVTGFTADTHDSGVDTEAAAVLEYDDGATAQVSSGFDTPKSQYVRVEAPNGWVEVEEAFNVAGETTLRYGVDGRTATETFEPVDQYGLEVEHFAECVASGDRPLTDAESGAATLRVIEAIEESAETGAAIDLD, translated from the coding sequence ATGAAATTCGGCGTACTCAGCACGGCCGACATCGGTCGCACGGCGTTCGTCCCGGGAGTCAGGGAGACCGAGCACGAGGTGCTCGCGATCGCCTCCAGAGACGGCGACAGGGCCGCCGCGGTCGCGGACGTCCTCGGGATCGAGCGGTCGTACGAGGGATACGACGCGCTGCTCGCCGACGACGACCTCGACGCGGTGTACAACCCGCTGCCGAACGCCTACCACGCCGAGTGGACGCGCCGGGCGGCCGACGCGGGGCTACACGTCCTCTGCGAGAAACCCCTCGGCGTCGACGCCGCGGAGGCCCGCGAGATGGGCGAGTACTGCGACGAGCGCGGCGTTACGCTGATGGAGGGGTACATGTACCGCTACCACCCGCGGATCCGGCGGGCGATCGAGATCGCGCGGACGGAACTCGACGACGTTCGCTCGGTGACGGGGCGGTTCACGTTCCTGATGCCCGAGGGGGCGGAGGACATCCGGCTCGACCCTGACCTCGCCGGCGGGAGTCTCCGTGACGTGGGCGTGTACCCGATCCACGCCGCGCGCCAGATCCTCGGCGAGCCGTCGCGAGTGACGGGCTTCACCGCCGACACGCATGACTCCGGCGTCGACACGGAGGCCGCCGCCGTGCTGGAGTACGACGACGGCGCCACGGCGCAGGTGTCCTCCGGGTTCGACACGCCGAAGTCACAGTACGTCCGCGTCGAGGCTCCCAACGGGTGGGTCGAGGTGGAGGAGGCGTTCAACGTCGCGGGGGAGACCACCCTGCGCTACGGCGTCGACGGCCGGACCGCGACGGAGACGTTCGAGCCGGTGGACCAGTACGGCCTCGAAGTCGAGCACTTCGCGGAGTGCGTCGCGTCCGGCGACCGGCCGCTCACCGACGCCGAGTCGGGTGCGGCGACGCTCCGGGTCATTGAGGCCATCGAGGAGAGCGCGGAAACCGGCGCGGCGATCGACCTCGACTAG
- a CDS encoding heavy-metal-associated domain-containing protein, translating into MAIELEVEGMTCQGCEEVVEKALEMADGAEEASADRYESVAEIEGDADPETLVSKVEMAGYEAST; encoded by the coding sequence ATGGCGATCGAACTCGAAGTCGAGGGGATGACGTGTCAGGGTTGCGAGGAAGTCGTCGAGAAGGCGCTGGAGATGGCCGACGGCGCCGAGGAGGCCTCGGCTGACCGGTACGAGAGCGTCGCCGAGATCGAGGGCGACGCCGACCCCGAGACGCTCGTCTCGAAGGTCGAGATGGCCGGCTACGAGGCGTCGACGTAG
- a CDS encoding winged helix-turn-helix transcriptional regulator, which produces MHELDETDLGILRLLVADARRPYSEIADQVDVSPPTVSDRVERLEEMGIIERFTLDIDRSMLSDGVSVLIDVDLRPGAVGDIKHRLAELDQVEHVFATADASVVVQATVREDEVQAMLAEAIDMEKVIEYDVRLLADSFWNPEVNGAEFAPDCDECGNTVTSEGESVRIDGQLHHFCCSTCRSNFEERYEKLKESA; this is translated from the coding sequence ATGCACGAACTCGACGAAACCGACCTGGGAATCCTGCGACTCCTCGTCGCGGACGCTCGCCGCCCGTACAGCGAGATCGCCGACCAGGTCGACGTGTCCCCGCCGACCGTGTCCGACCGCGTCGAACGGTTAGAGGAGATGGGTATCATCGAGCGCTTCACCCTCGACATCGACCGGTCGATGCTGTCCGACGGCGTCTCCGTGCTCATCGACGTCGACCTCCGCCCGGGCGCGGTCGGCGACATCAAGCACCGCCTCGCCGAACTGGACCAGGTCGAGCACGTGTTCGCCACCGCGGACGCGAGCGTTGTCGTGCAGGCGACCGTCCGCGAGGACGAGGTTCAGGCGATGCTCGCCGAGGCCATCGACATGGAGAAGGTCATCGAGTACGACGTCCGCCTGCTCGCGGACTCGTTCTGGAACCCCGAGGTGAACGGCGCCGAGTTCGCCCCCGACTGCGACGAGTGCGGCAACACCGTCACCAGCGAGGGCGAGTCGGTCCGAATCGACGGCCAGCTCCACCACTTCTGTTGCTCCACCTGTCGGAGCAACTTCGAGGAGCGCTACGAGAAACTGAAGGAATCGGCGTAA
- a CDS encoding DUF7577 domain-containing protein → MDTLVHAVLYVGVILLVPLSVLVPLLALEYVRDDGPTEPRLSDPPRNVSSGNGLSALAATGAAESASDAVACRTCGAVNEGRYTFCRECADNLAGR, encoded by the coding sequence ATGGACACCCTCGTACACGCCGTTCTCTACGTCGGGGTAATACTGCTGGTACCGCTCTCGGTACTCGTGCCGCTGCTCGCTCTCGAGTACGTCCGCGACGACGGACCGACGGAGCCGCGGCTGTCCGACCCGCCGCGAAACGTCTCGTCCGGGAACGGCCTGTCGGCTCTCGCCGCGACGGGCGCCGCGGAGAGCGCGAGCGACGCGGTCGCCTGCCGGACCTGCGGGGCGGTCAACGAGGGGCGCTACACCTTCTGTCGCGAGTGCGCGGACAACCTCGCCGGGCGGTGA
- a CDS encoding metal-dependent hydrolase, which produces MYQLGHYGLALLVYAPVGAALVREGHVVAAYLGGAVMVGTATFPDCDHRLPFVSHRGPTHSFLFAGLFGAAFGAAGSALAPVLGPTVGVDLAAFGFAVGALSVLAHLLGDVLTPMGIRPFWPLSGRSYSFGVTTAKSPIANYALFALGVFATAATVVGLGLIG; this is translated from the coding sequence GTGTATCAACTCGGCCACTACGGACTCGCCCTGCTGGTGTACGCGCCCGTCGGCGCGGCCCTCGTCCGGGAGGGCCACGTCGTCGCCGCGTACCTGGGCGGGGCGGTGATGGTGGGGACCGCGACGTTCCCCGACTGCGACCACCGGTTACCGTTCGTCTCGCACCGCGGCCCCACGCACTCGTTTCTCTTCGCCGGCCTGTTCGGCGCCGCGTTCGGCGCCGCGGGCTCCGCGCTCGCTCCCGTCCTCGGCCCGACCGTCGGGGTGGACCTCGCAGCGTTCGGCTTCGCCGTCGGGGCGCTCTCCGTGCTCGCTCACCTCCTCGGCGACGTGCTGACGCCGATGGGGATCCGCCCGTTCTGGCCGCTCTCCGGCCGCAGCTACTCCTTCGGCGTGACGACCGCGAAGAGCCCGATCGCCAACTACGCGCTGTTCGCGCTCGGCGTGTTCGCCACCGCCGCAACCGTGGTCGGCCTGGGACTGATCGGCTGA
- a CDS encoding peroxidase-related enzyme (This protein belongs to a clade of uncharacterized proteins related to peroxidases such as the alkylhydroperoxidase AhpD.): MADDIEAMTRFPVPDVEDLPEDLRERIDAETEEAGFTPNVFLAYAYRPSHFRAFFQYYDALVEESELTRAEIEMIIVAVSGVNDCYYCNVAHGALARIYADDPLLADQLVSNYRNADVSERHRRMLDLAVKLTENQAEVDESDFERLREVGFDDRAIWDIGSVAAFFNLSNRMAQLADMRPNEEFHAMGR; the protein is encoded by the coding sequence ATGGCGGACGACATCGAGGCCATGACGCGGTTCCCGGTACCGGACGTCGAGGACCTGCCCGAGGACCTGCGGGAGCGCATCGACGCGGAGACGGAGGAGGCGGGGTTCACGCCCAACGTCTTCCTCGCGTACGCGTACCGACCCTCGCACTTCCGGGCGTTCTTCCAGTACTACGACGCGCTCGTCGAGGAGAGCGAGCTGACCCGCGCGGAGATCGAGATGATCATCGTCGCGGTCAGCGGCGTCAACGACTGCTACTACTGCAACGTCGCCCACGGCGCACTGGCCCGCATCTACGCGGATGACCCGCTGCTGGCGGACCAGCTCGTCTCGAACTACCGGAACGCCGACGTCAGCGAGCGCCACCGCCGGATGCTCGACCTCGCGGTGAAGCTCACCGAGAACCAGGCCGAAGTGGACGAGTCCGACTTCGAGCGCCTGCGGGAGGTCGGCTTCGATGACCGGGCGATCTGGGACATCGGGAGCGTCGCCGCGTTCTTCAACCTCTCGAACCGAATGGCCCAGCTCGCAGACATGCGCCCGAACGAGGAGTTCCACGCAATGGGGCGGTAG